The region TTGTCATCTGTATGACCTTAGGCAACCATTTCACCTCTCACATGCCTCAGATGTCCGGGTCTACTAAACAAGGCTAATAACAACACTACCTCACGGGCTTGtggaggaaataaaaatgaagtcgGCATGTGATGTTTTTAGCACAGTGCCGAAAGTGCTCAGTCAAGTGACAGGTATTATGATTATGAGGCCAGTTCCCTCCACTGTCATTTAGGACACCAAGTCCCAGAAAGGAACGAAAACTTGCCCAAAGTCCACAGAGGGAACAGCGGGCTTTCTTTTCCCGAGCCCTTCCCTGTGCAGCCAAGCTGCCTCTCCCATGAACCACAGCAACGTTCCTCTGTCACAACTGCACAGGTATAAgaagagaggcaggaggaggtCAGTCTGTCCAGGAAGCATCCCTTCTATCTCATAGTAAGTTCAGCCAAGACTCACAATTTTTATCTCCTCTCTTTGGGGCTTTTCAAGCTCAGAATAAGCTGTGAACTCCCTCTCCAGTAATCTCTACCCAGTATCAGTCCCTCCTCCAGGCAAAGCCCAGCCCCACCTTGGCAAGTCTTAGTGCAAGGCTTCCAGTTCTCACGGCTGATGATGGGCAGGCAAATCTGTCCGTTCTCGTCCACGTTGGGGTGGTAGATCTTGGTTGTGAATTTGATCATGGGAGGCTTGAACGGATACTCCGGCGGGAAGCTGATGCGCAGGTTGAAGGCTTTGAGGTGGTAGGGAGGTTGGTCCTGTGCAGACAGAAAAGGGGTCAAGCTCCAGTCTGgttttcctcccttcctgcccCAATCCGAGGGTCCTAGGCATCCTCTGCTTCACTCCCAGGAGGAATCATGAGCCAGGACACACACAGCACCTGCATTCATTTGACAATTGAGTCATGGATTAGTGAAAATGTGAAATCACCAAAGGGCactggcctgggaggcagagaagtcTGATCCTGGCTTTTGCTGTGTGACCACGGGTGAGCCACTTCCCacctctaggcctcagtttcctcatttgaaaagtgGATAAAGATGGACTAGATGAGCTCTAAGGACCATCTCAGCTTTCAAGACTTTCTGAGATTATGGAAGAAAAGGATGGAACatcctttcttaaaacattagaacgggggtgaggaaatggagaaaatgaggaaatCCTAAGAACTCAGGAGccttaggaaaataaaatggtgcagctgtgatggaaaacagtatggccatttctcaaaagattagacacagaattaccatatgatccagctgtTCTACTTCTGGGTAGACacccaaagaactgaaagcaaaCAGGTATTTGTATACCAATGTTTCTAGcagccaaaaggtgaaagcaaACCAAGTGTCTACCAATGGATCAATCAACAAAACGTggcatatacacacaatggagtattatttagccttaaaaggaatgaaattctgatatatgctacaacgtggatgaaccttgaagacactaTGCTACAGGAAATAAGCTAGACAAAAAAAGGACAGATTTGCAAGATACCACTTATGTGCAGtacccagaatagtcaaattcatagaaacaaaatacaaaagtggTCACCAGGTGctggggaaagaaaggaatggggaGTTAACTGaaggggtacagagtttcagtacAGGTAGacaaaaagttctagagatgaacggtggtgatggttgtgcaacaatgtgtgtttgtttgtttactgaagcagggtctcgctctgtcacccaggctggagtgcactggcattaTCAttgctcactgtaatctcaaacttctgggctcaagtgatcctcccatctcagcctcctgagtagctggtactacaggggcccaccaccatacctggctaattaaaaaaatttttttgatggggtctcactatgttgccagggctggtcttgaactcttggccttgaGCAATCCTTTTGCTCTGGCCTCCAGATTACTGGGATTacgagcgtgagccaccatgcccagctgtaatCCTATTTAATCCTATTTAATGACACTgaactatatacttaaaaatggttaagatagtaaattttgttatgtgtattttactatgattaaaaacaaacaaactcaggGGCTGGAGTGACCTAGGGGTTGGGAGCTGCAAGGAGCCAGCAGAAGACCCTCTAGACTTTGAGCCACCTGAACACTTTTCTGAGCACCTGTCTGTGCTGTCCTGTGCTAAGGCTTTGACATGCattagcctgtgcaacagagtatGGGGGTCACACAGACTCCggagccaccctgcctgggtgTGATTCAACTCTGACACTCACTAGCCATGTGActaggtcaggtgcggtggctcacgtttgtaatcccagcacttggagccaccctgcctgggtgTGATTCGGCTCTGACACTCACTAGCCATGTGATCtaactaggccgggcacggtggctcacgtttgtaatcccagcactttgggagtccaaagtgggcggatcccctgaggtcaggagttcaagacaaacctgaccaacatggagaaaccctgtctctattaaaaatgcaaaattagccgggtgtggtggcgcatgcctgtaatatccgctacaggggaggctgaggcaagaaccGAAAGGCAgaagttgaacctgggaggctgacgttgtggtgagcagagatcacacccttgcactccagcctgggcaacaagagcaaaactccgtctcaaaaaaaaaaaaaaaaaaaaaaaaagagagatggagtaaaaaaaagtaggaagataaacaaaatatctcattttttatggtcTCAGTAAGGAGAAAAGGCTGTGCCTATCAGTCAGAGAAGGCCAAAGGCTGAGGCCTCAGAGCAGGATGGGAGGGTGCTGTGGTTGAATGTTTGTCTCCtcaaatctcaggttgaaatttgatccccaagaCCTGCGtggcggtggctcgcgcctgtaatcctagcactttgggaggctgaggcagatggattgcctgggctcaggagtttgagatcagcctgggctacatgatgaaaccccgcctccactaaaatacaaaaaagtagctgggcgtggtagcgtgcgcctgtagtcccagctacttaggaggctgaggcatgagaattgcttgaatccgggaggcagaggttgcagtgagtcttgctctgcactccagagtgagactctgtcaccaaaaaaaaaaaaaaaaggaaagaaaagaaaagaatttgatccccaatgttggaggtggggcctaccAGGAGGCGTATGGGTCCTGGGGGCAGACCTCCCACGAATGGCTCCGTGCCAACCTCACAGTCATAAGAGAGTTCTTACTCTATTACTTACTGAAAAAGCTGGTTGTTTAGAAGATCCTGGCAcctgctcgctctctctctctctttcacttctTCTCTTGCATGTGATCTGTACACGTGGCTCccctttgcctgccaccatgagtggaagcttcctgaggcctcatcagaaggagatgctggtgccatgcttcttttttttttttttttttgagatggagtttcactttgctgcccaggctagagtgcaatggcgtgatctcggctcaccgcaacctctgcctcctaggttcaagcgattctcctgcctcagcctcccaactagttgggattataggcatgcgccaccacacccagctaattttgtatttttggtagagacagggtttctccatgttggtcaggctggtcttgaacttctgacctcaggtgatccgccctcctcggcctcccaaagagatgggattatagacgtgaaccaccatgcccagcgccatgcttcttgtacagcctgcagaagctTGAGCCaaattaacctcttttctttatatattactcaGCCTcgggtattcctttacagcaacacgaatggactaagacaggggTATCAGTGTGTCCTGCCTGAAGGGGCTTCTTTCTGGGCTTCGTAGGACTTAACAGAGGAAGGAGGTAGCAGAGTCATGGAGCTGAGAGCTCCGGGGAcctgtcccagctctgcctcGGGCTTGCTGTATGACTGAGCTTTCTCTGAGGATCAGTTTCCTCGTTTGTAAAATGGAGAAGCTGGACCAGAGGATTCCATGCTGTATCTTACAGTCAGTTGAGAAAGTCCCACTACCTTCTAAGTTCTAGGTTAAATAAAGTATTTtgctactttattttgttttgtttttttgagatagagttttgctcttgtcatccaggctggagtgcgatggcccaatctcagctcactacaacctccaactcccgggttcaagtgattctcgtgcctcagcctcctgagtagccgggattataggtgcccacaaccatgcccagctaatttttgtatttttactagagacagggtttcaccatgttggccaggctggtctcaaacttctgacctccagtgatccacccacctcagcctctcaaagtgctgggattacaggtgtaagccaccgtgcccggcctgctactttttaaaaaattttgaaaactattcaTTTTTCATGGAGTGGTTAAAAGAGAAGACCCTGGAGTCCGCTGAattccactcctgccaccttATTCTGAGTGACCACAGACCAGTTACTTAACCTCCTTGGTTTCCATCTCTGCAATTTTAAGAGGAAGACAACCTTCCTCACTGGATGGTTGAGAGGATTCAATATGACCTCATATGTCGTGTACTTAAAACAGCACTTGGTCCACAGGAAACTCTCAAGGAATGAGAATTTTACTATTAGCTTCGAAAGACTCATCGAGCTGAATCCTTCCATGACCGAGATGTGACAAGTGGGGCCACTTTGGTGAACACATAAACTGAGACTGAGCCTTTGAGGAGGAATTTGTGTGCTATTCCAAAAGACCTTTCCTGGTTCTCCTTCCTCTGCCAGTCAACCATCCCCTCCTTTATGGCCTCACCAGGCACCTTCAGGCCCCCTTAGCTGATGACTTACATCAAGCTTTGGTCCTCCAGCTCTGGGATTCCTCCCAAGTATCATGTTTCTTCAGGACTCCTATATGGCTGGAAGGTCTGTGGCCAGTTCCTGGGGCACACTTAACCACCTTGGTCTTGCCAACTATTGAGGTCCTCTGATTTCATAGTACTCTGCCAAACGAGACCTTTCCTAAGTTTTCCTATCACCCCTGCTTTCATCATCTCAAAGTTGGTCTCCTTGGAGATATAATCAGTCCCTGGAGCTCCTTTGAGCATCTTCTCCCGGCACCTGAGGCCTAGAACAGCTGTCCTCACTCTAAGCCAGGTAAGTGGATCGTTTCAACACAGTAACCCAAGGGACTTGACAGAGGTTCCCATGTTGACCTGACTCAGGCCTTTCTCTACTTTTCTGGACTATAGGTCAGTTTAAAGAGAAGACGACACAACCTAGGCCACTGCATTGTCAATAAAAAGTAAAtcctgccgggtgtggtggctccacctgtaatcccagcactttgggaggccgaggtgggcagatcacttgaggtcaggagtttgagaccagcctggccaacatggcaaaatcctgtctccactaaaaatacaaaaattagccaggcatagtggcacgtgcctgtagtcgcagctactcaggaggctgaggcaggagaatcgcttgaaccccagaggtggaggttgcaggaaaCCAacattgtatcactgcactccagcctgggtgacacagtaagactctgtctcaaaaaaaaaaaaaaaagtccaaatccTAAATGATAAGATGAATTGTTCCTTTGATATTCCAAAGAGCTTTGACTAACAAAAAGTTCAAtgtcttaaattttatttccaagtaATGAAAAGTGTAGATTAATTTCTCAAAGTATCTTTAGTCACTAATAATTggatgaaaaaaagagagatcttGCACTCTGAAAACTATTTTGGAATACTGCTTTCAGAGAGACTTTATCAAGAAAATACCAAAtaataaacagagaaaaataagaacagtaGAAATGAGCTATTTGTGTTTTCATATGTAAcaattttctgaaataagactaaagaaaaacaaaatacaatttagGTTTGCGGGAGCAAATTCTACCAACTGTGAGAGCCTGGAAGTTTATCCCTACCCCTTGACAAAGGACCAagaaatctttatttcttcttctttttgatgcTGTTTGTCTCCTGAAGTTCTGTGGTGGGCTTGGTGGCTACTGGTTTAAGGAAGGGGTCTCCTACTAAGTCAAAAGTCCTTTGGCATCTTTATCAGAAGATGAACCTCAGAAGTATCTGGATCTCAGAAGCAATCAATTCAGAGAGAAGCCCCCTCCAGCAATGATAACCTCCAGTAAAAGGATTTCAAGCAGGGAAAATTCTTGCCTAGTCCTAACCCTCCCTGCCCATGTCCCTGGCCTAAGCTGGCCCCAATCCAAAGCCATGGTCCCCATGGATACTCACGGGTAGGAGGAGAGCGTGCCACACCAGGACATTGGCATCATCGCTGGACAGGTTCCGCAGGTATGGGGGAGGCTTCTTCTGAAGATCCTCCAGCTCCTGCAGGGGACACAAGTGAGTGGGCAGTTGGCCTAGTCCTCCTTATTTcagccccctccccctgccccagcaGCAAGCTGCCCCAAGTTCAAAAGTGGCCATCTTAGGGGCAGAAGCCGGTAAAGTCAGAGCctacatttactgagcacttagtaTGTATCAGGCATGGTGctggtgctttttcttttttcttttttttttttgagacagagtctcgctctgttgcccaggctggaatgcagtggcgcaatctcagctccctgcaagctccgcctcctgggttcatgccattctcctgcctcagcctcccgagtagctgggactacagacgcccgccaccacgccccgttaattttttgtatttttagtagagacggggtttcaccgtgttatccaggatggtcttgatctcctgacctcgtgatctgcccgcttcagcctcccaaagtgctgggattacagacgtgagccaccacgcccagccggtgCTGGTGCTTTAAGTGAATTTTCTGACTGTGGCCTCACCACAACTCTGGTACACCAAGGTACTAGGTGCAGGGAAAAATAGATCACGTCTCCCAGATATTAAAACTTGGGAGTAAGTGCTCTTAGGAGGCTTTTCTCCTGAAAGAAGGGTACTTAACCTCTGCTCTCTAGCCTTCTTCCTAGAAAGTCACTAGGTTCtaattcccttcctctcttcctttcttccttccgtTAGCATCGACTGAGCATCTACAGCAAAGACATGACCCCACCGCTTCAAACTCTGCCAGATCAGGGCTGGAGAAGGGAAACGACTCCGGAAGACCATAGCAGAGAAGAACTCTACACACCAAGCGGGGAAACAAGGGGGCAAGGAGTGACTCATCTTCCCAAAACTGTGGCCCAAACACCTGAATATCCCTTTTGAATTCTCCCAACAGCCATTACTGAGCATCTTCTACTGACATTTAACTGAGACAGGACCCAGTCCTCAAGAATTTCAATAGAGTAATGGACGAAACATGGATGTGATTATGTGAATGTGTATGGATATACAGTAGGGAAGGAGAtgagaggggagaaggaaggcttcacagagggTGCACTCTGTGAGCTGGGCCATGCAGAATGAACACGAATCCATaaagcagagaaggggagaaGCACCAGGGCAGAGGGCCCACATGGGGCACATAAGTACATACAGTATGTCCTGCAGAAGGTTAATAGGTAGTACAGGAAAAGGGTTCCAAGGTCAAGTACATTTGGGAAATCTCGGCTAAAGAGGTTTCTTCACTGGAGAACTTCCCACAGCCTTTAATATGCTATTGTGTGTGGTGATTGACCAAGCTGTGGGCCCACGGCATGCAGTACTTCTCAAATGTATTTGACAAAGGAATGCTGCCCCTCTTTTAGGGTCCATCTTGTGGGACTACAGGCCTTTTCTTGTTGGGGAAGATAAAAAGACACTCAAGGGCAGGTCACATTTCTCTGGAACAATGAATTGGTacaaaccagtggttctcaaccaggggcgaTTTTACCCAGCCAGGGACATTCGGTAATATCTGGGAACATTGTTCCGTTGTCATAAATCGGGAGAGTggatagaggccagagatgctgatAAACATcctaacaaagaattatctggcccaacaAGAGGGGAGACCGCTGCCCTGCAGGGTGAGTCTCAGGCCTGGTcacattcaccacaagctgactgaagggCCTTTGGGCCTTAGGCGAACATCGGCAGTAGTACCCTGGCAGTACTCCTCATAGACCCGTGGTGGTGGTAGACAAGGGGAGAGACTCCTATATCTGGGGAAAAGGGAGGCAAGAGTAGGAAGGACTGTGTCCTGTGGTTTCAGTGCCAGCTTAGCTGCAGTAGCACAGAGCACTAGACAGATTTCTAAGGTTTCCGACTCCAGGCCCTGGCCCATGGACAGCAACTGTGGACCTCTCTGGGGCCCAGCAGTGAACTAACCACCCTAAAGGGAAgaacacaagcctggctggcttcaccacctgctgattgcagagccctagggccttgagcgAACGTAGGGCATAGCCAGGTAGTGATTACAGTGGGCCTTGAGCAAAACCCAGTCTTGTGCTGGCTTCAGGcctgacccagtgcagtcccaATTCTGGTGACCATGGGGATGCTTGTGTCACACCTCACCCAGCTCCAGGGAGCTCAGCACGGAGAGtaagactccatttgtttgggagaaagtaagggaagaaaatgagagtctctacctggtaatccagagaattcttcctgaTGTTATCCAAAACCACAAAGGTACTAACCTCTAAGAGTCTGCAAGAATTACAGTGTTACTAGGCTTGGAGTGCCCCCTTATGTAGacatggctgcagtgaccaaaacttagatcacaacagCCAAGCCCCTTCCAGTACCtcgaaagccttcccaagaaggatgagtacaaacaagcccagactacaaagactataataaatacctaactcctCAGTGCCCAGACACCAACAAACATCCACAAGCTTCAAGATGATCCAGGAAAACATAGCCTCACCAAACGAACTAAATAAGGCACATGGGGCCaattccagagaaacagagatatgtgacctttcagacagagaaatcaaaatagctgttttgaggaaactcaaagaaattcaatatttcctccacagagaaggaattcagaatcccatCAACAAATTTAAcacagaaattgaaataattaaaaagaatcaagcagaaattctggagtcgAAAAATGcaattgaggccaggtgcagtggctcatgcctataatcccagcactttgggaggccgaggcagtcagatcacctgaggttaggagtgcgagaccagcctggccaacgtggtgaggccctgtttctactaaaaatacaaaaattagctgggcatggtggtgcatgcctgtaatcccagctacttgggaggctcaggcaggagaattggagaggcagaggttgcagtgagctgagagcatgccattgcactccagcctgggcaacaagagtggaactctgtctcaaaaaaaaaaaaaaaaagaaaaaaatgcaattaacatACTGAAACGCATCAGTcttttaacagcagaattgatcaagcagaagaactAGAGTGTTTAAAGACAgggtatttgaaaatacagtcagatgaagcaaaagaataaaagaataaacaaagactttgggaggccgaggcgggtggatcacgagatcaggagatcgagaccatcctggctaacacggtgaaacctcatctctactaaaaatacaaaaaaaaaattagccgggcgtggtggtgggcgcctgtagtcccagctactcaggaggttgaggcaggagaatggtatgaacccaggagacagagcttgcagtgagccaagattgtgacactgcactccatcctgggcaacagagcgagactctgtctcaaaaataaaaaaaaagaataaacaaagaatgaagtatgcctacaggatctagacaacggcctcaaaagggcaaatctaagagttactggccttaaaTAGGAGGTAGGGAGAGAGACAGGgctagaaagtttattcaaacgGATAGTAGCAGAGAATTTCCCaaatctagagaaagatatcaatatccaaacatgagaaggttatagaacaccaagcagacttaacccaaagaagactacctcaaggcatttaataatcaatcTCCCAGATGTCAGGGATTAAAGAAAGGGTCCTaatagcagcaagagaaaataaacacataacatacaatggagctccaatatgtccagcagcagacttttcagtggaaatcttacaggccaagagagagtggcatgacatatttaaatgaAATACGGCCGAGGGAAAAAatcttttaccctagaatagtatatccagtgaaaatatccttcaaacatgaaggagaaataaagactttcccagacaaacaaaagctgagagatacCATtgacaccagacctgtcctacaagaaatgctaaaaaggaGTTCttcaatcagaaatttaaaaaaattttaatgagcaataaaaaatcatctgggctgggcatggtggctcacgcctgtaatcccagcactttgggaggccaaagccggtggatcacctgaggtcaggagttcgagaccagcctggctaacatggtgaaaccacatctctactaaaaatacaaaaattagctgggcgtggtggcgggtgcctgtaaccccagctactcgggaggctgaggtaagagaatcacttgaacccaggaggcggaggttgcagtgagctgagatcgtgccattgcactccagcctcggcaacaagagcgaaactccatctcaaaaaaaaaaaagaaagaaaaacacagattaGTATAACACTGTATTTATGGTGTATACACTACTcatatcttaagtagaaagaggaaaagatgaCCAATTAAATATTATAACTACAACAATTTTTCAAGAggtagacagtacaataagaaagaaatagaaatggccggg is a window of Gorilla gorilla gorilla isolate KB3781 chromosome 9, NHGRI_mGorGor1-v2.1_pri, whole genome shotgun sequence DNA encoding:
- the UBE2L6 gene encoding ubiquitin/ISG15-conjugating enzyme E2 L6 isoform X1, which gives rise to MMASMRVVKELEDLQKKPPPYLRNLSSDDANVLVWHALLLPDQPPYHLKAFNLRISFPPEYPFKPPMIKFTTKIYHPNVDENGQICLPIISRENWKPCTKTCQVLEALSVLVNRPNIREPLRMDLADLLTQNPELFRKNAEEFTLRFGVDRPS